DNA from Verrucomicrobiia bacterium:
GACACCTGGGTCAACATGCGGTTCAACTTTGGATCGAAGCCGCGGCCGTACCCGTCGTCCCCCGAGCTGACCCGGGCCGCCTACAACGGGGCCAGCATTGGCAAGGGGCACCTCGCAGAAGCCAAGGCGGCCGTGAATCAGGAACTTGCCGGAGCGAAGTCGGCGTACCAGCGCCGCGACGAGGAGCCCGAGGGAGCCCCGACGAATGGCGGGTGCAGTTCGGGCACGTCTTCGGAACGGGACGCGCTCATCGCCAAGGTCCGCGACTCGGGATCCGCGGTGGCCAAGGGCGATTAGTTCTGGCCGTCAGACCTTCGGTTCCCAACCGGGGCGGTATTCGCGGCTCCACAACTGCTCCATCTCCCGCGTCGGCCTCACGATGCGCCCCGTCACGGCGTCCACCGACAACTGGGTGCGGGTCCGGTAGGCAATGTTGCCCAGGTGGCACCAGCGGGTGCTGATCTGCGCCTCGGCGATCTCCGAGTTCAGGGGGACGTCCCCCCGGATGGCCTCGACGAAGTTCGCGAAATGATGCCGGTCATCCAGCCGGCCGGCCACTGCGGACACTTCCCGGCCGTCCAGGTCATGAATCCGGTACCCGGCGCCGCCGTCCATGGCGAGCACACCTTCCTCACCGTAGAAGGCGACAAAGGCGTGGTTTTCATGACGGCGTGGCAGGCAGCTGCTGGAGTCCCAGGTGATGCCGGAGGATCCCAGATCAAAACTGGCCAGCGTGGTGTCGGGCGTTTCCTGGTCGTCGTCGTGGTGGTAGCGCCCGCCGGTCACGGCAACCCGCAGGGGGAACCGGGCGTCCAGGCCCCACCGTGCGATGTCGAGCGCGTGGACCCCGTTGTTGGCCAGTTCACCGCCGCCCCAGTGCCAGCGCCAGTGCCACTGGTAGTGGACGAGATTGTCCAGGTACACCCGTTCCGGGACCGGTCCCTGCCAGCGCGTGTAGTCGAGCCATTCAGGCACCGGGACGGGCCGGCCGTGACCGATGCCGCCCCGGCGGGCGTCGTACCAGCAGCGCGCAAATCGCACCTTGCCGATGGTACCCGAATGGAGCTTGACGATGGCCTCCTGGATCTCCGGCTGGCTGCGGCGCTGATTGCCCATCTGCACCCGGCGATCGTGCTTGCGGGCCGCTGCGACCATCAGTTCACCCTCCCGGGCGTTGTGGCTTCCTGGCTTCTCCACATACACATGCTTGCCGGCGGCGCAGGCCAGGATCGTTGCCGGGGCGTGCCAGAAATTGGGCATGGCGATGGACACCGCATCGAGGTCGGGCTCCTCCAGCAGGCGGCGAAAATCCGCTTCGCCCCGGGGTGAAGCCCCCTCCTTTACGGCGAGGTCGCGTGCGGCCGCCACCCGTCGGCTGTCGGCATCACAGACCGCCACCAGTTCCACGTTGGGCACCCGGAGAAAGGTCCGCACATGATCCAGTCCGCGCCCGAGCCCGACCACGCCCACCCGCACCCGGGATGAGGCCGGCTCAGGGCGTGCCAGCGCCGGCGGCAACCCGGCGGCCAGTGCGGCGGCCAGCGCGCCAGCGGCCCGGGTGAACTGACGGCGATCGAGCCCGCGTGAGGCAGGGGAGGTGTCCATGGAAACTCCCCACAACACGCCGTCGTCCCTCCGGAAAATCAAGGCATTCCGGATGGCCCCGGCAGCGCCGGTGCCCCGTGGACGTTGAACCTCCCCGGGATTTGGCCGGTACCCTGATCCGTGCTCCGGTGGGGCTCCCGCCGAGCCGTGCAGGGAACCTGTGGCCGGGCCTGATGGGACTCCACACGCGTTCGGTTCAGGTGACTCCCGGCCCACCACCGGGTGGGAGCCGCCGAAGAGCATTCTTTCTGTTCTTTGGAATTTTGATTCCTGCCCAGTTTCAGCATGAATCGTCACTGGTTTTACGACGGCCCCCGGTGACTTCCATGAAGCAGCCAAATTTCCTACGTCAAGAGAAGTTTCTCGAGTGTAGCAACGATTCTGTCGCTAGAGTGGCCGTCCCATTTCTCGGGAATCACGCCCCGCTTCCATTGGTCGGCGAACAGCCGGTCGAGGGCAGGCATCAGCTTCGCTGGGTCCGCTCCGATCAGCTCGCTTGTGCCGTGAGTTACAGTCTCGGGGCGTTCGGTGTTCTCCCGAAGTGTTAGGCACGGGACTCCCAGCACCGTGGCCTCCTCCGTGATGCCGCCCGAGTCGGTGATAACAGCCCTCGCATGTTTAACGAGGTAGTTGAATTCGAGATAGCCCAATGGCTCAATCAAGGTCAGCGCGTCCGTTCTGGAATAAAGAGTTTCGAGAACCTTGCGTGTGCGGGGGTGAACAGGAAAAATGATTGGAAACATTCGGGTGCCGCGCCGGATGACGTCAAGAACAGCTCCCAATGTGGCCGAATTGTCCACATTGGCCGGGCGATGGAGGGTAAGCACAAAATAGCCGCCTTTGGAGAGTCCAGCTGTAGTCCAGATGGATGGCGGGCGGAGGCGAGTCAGGTTGGCTAGGAGTGTGTCGATCATGGTATTCCCCACAAAGAAGATTCGATCGTCGGTGACGCCCGTTCTGCGGAGGTTAGCGTTGGCGGTCTCGCTGGTTGTGAAAAACCAATTGCTGATGGAATCGGTGACTATACGATTGATCTCCTCAGGCATGGACCAATCGCCCGAACGGATCCCGCCTTCAACGTGGGCTACGGGAATCCTGGCCTTACGAGCCACGATAGCGCAAGCTAGGGTCGAAGTAACATCTCCTACAACGAGGCATAGTTCAGAAGGTTCGAGGGCAAGCAGTTCTTCGTACCGGGTCATAATGGTTCCAGTCTGCTCCGCTTGGCTGCCGCCTCCAGCTGCGAGATTGATGTGTGGTTCGGGGATATCGAGTTGCTCAAAAAATGCTTCGGACATGGCGCGGTCGTAATGCTGACCGGTGTGTATCAATCGATAGCGAAGTGGTACGGAACGATTACCATGAATTCGGGGATCTCCAAAGCGACGATGAAACGCGTGGATAATGGGTGCAACCTTGATGAAGTTGGGCCGGGCGCCCGCAATAAGGTCAAGGAGAGGCATTCGAGGAGAAATTTTGTTGAAGGGATGTCGCGGAGTCAACTCTTGCTTCGGGGTCGCTGACCCCATCGCAAATCAAAACGATACAGAGTGCGCAATCTAGATTCGCGATATGTCATTGCCAGTTGGGTCAGTGCCCGCATAAAAAAGCAAACAAAATATGTTTGCTATTATATTAAACTGCTTCAGAACCGAGCTTCGCAGAATGTGGCAAGACAAAAGTTGTCAACTTCGTATCAGAACGGGTCGCTCATTACTCTACCTGACTGCAACATCCTATACACCTCCCTGGTTGCCTCCGCCGTGCGCCTCCAGGAGAATCTGGCTGCGTTGGCTCGACCGCGGTCGGAAAGCATGCGACTATAAGCAGAGTCTGAAAGTAGTCGACGAACCGACGCCGCGATCGCCATCGGACTGTAGGGATCGAAGAACTCGGCGCCGTTACCCGCTACCTCGGGTAGTGATGCGACATCCGAACACGCGACCGGTACACCAGCGGACTGCGCGTCCAGGACCGACAATCCGAAACCCTCATACAAGGAAGGAGAGACAAACAGCTTCGCCTGTCGCAGCAGGGGAGGCAGATCAGAATCGGGCACATAACCTGTGGACATGACCCGGTCGCCCATCTTGCTCGCGGACACTGCGGCCGCGACCTCCCCATTATCTGGAACGTGCCCGATGAGGACAAGGCACCATGGCAGGTCAGTGACCTGGGCCATGGCCTTGATGAGCCGGGGGATATTTTTGCTGGTACTCTTTGATGAGAACGCGACAAGATACGGCTGCTTGATGCCGTAGTGGCGCAATACGTACTGATCGGCGACGTTTCCCGCGTCGCCCACTACAGGCGCCAGACCTGGGCGTGGAGCTTCAGGGATGACAACGATTTTTGACGCAACGTCTGGTAGATCCTCGACGATCTGCCGCCGCGAGCTCTCGGAGACCGTGATAATTCGATTGGCACGCCGCGCCACGCCGCGCACTGCGATCTGCAGTGTGAGTCGTCGAGACTGGGGCATGTGCGCCGCGAAACCGGTGTAGATCAGGTCGTGGATGGTCACGACGTGTGGAACTCCTGGATACCAGGGGCCGACATACCCGAGTGAGTGCAACACGTCAACTTGGTTGCCGCGCAGCAGCGCCGGCAGGCGGGCCTGCTCGAACAGGTAGCGCACGGGCCGCTTGGTGGCCTCGACGTTGCAAGGAACAAACGTGATGCCAGTGTGGATTGCCGATAGATGCTCGACCGACTCGCGATTCACAAATGCCGTGTACCGGTCGGAAGCTCCCTCGGCTGCTAGCGCCAAGAGCTCGTTGATCAGCAACCGGGCGTACGTTTCGGTGCCGCCAACGACGCCGGGTAGCAGGTACAGGAGATTGAGGGCAATGTGCATTATTGGTTCAGTCCGCGATCATGACCCAGATTTTGATCGCCCGGGAAGGATCGCCGAAGGACAAATATTCTGTCGACCCATTTTGTCAATCCGGCCATTGGCACAACAAGGTACGGTGGGCAAATTCTCTTGCTCGCCGACACAATTTCGTGAAACATGTTTCGAGGTTGGCAACAATCGGAGATGCGAATTGCGCTTCGATGGACTAGCCTAGCAGCAGAACAATCGACAACGAAAAAGCATTGCTTGAAGATGTGATTCGGGATTACGCCATTGCAGCGCGATGGAAAGGCAAGTTTCGTCTTTTGGAATTGTCGTTGAATATGCGCTTGCCTAGGTCGCATTCCCTCCCTTCGCATATTGAGGCAGATGTTCATCCGACGGCGCAGGCTGCAGTGGTTGGCGAGCAACATATACAAAGAACTGTGAACGAGCGAATTGTCTGGAAACGACGGTATGGAGCCCCGAGGGGGCTGACAGATCGAACATGCGTCAGGTGGACGTATTATTTTTCCTGCTTGAGAGAGGCTCAACAAGTTCTGGTCGAGATTGTTTTTGCTCCAGCTCATCAGTTTTAAGAGAAATTGTGGCGGCCTTTGAGCTATGAAAACCTGTAGATTACTATTCACCGGAATCTCCAATCCTGTTGAAAATGCAGGACAGCAAAAGCTCTACTTCCTCGCTCGCGAGCTTGAAAAGTTGGGTTGCCTTGTTGATGTAGCGGTTCCAGAGCACTCCGAAAATCATCGCCTCCTTGAAGCGATTGGTTTCCAGGGAAATGCATACTTTTTTGACGATCAAACATGCAGGTCGCACTTGCAACAGCGCGCGAAGATTCTCAAAACAGGTCGCTGGCAGTTTGTCCATTCGATTGGTGATGGGCTTCGAGCATTAATTTATGGCCGGGCCAAATTTAAAGTCTTGTATGAATTTGATGAGTGGATATCTGCTTACACATCGCAGAGCATTTTTAAGCGCTTTTATTTAGAGATAGTGTGTAGAGAGAAGTGCCGCCGCGCATTTGGCGTGATTTGTGGGAGTGATTACATCGCGAGCAAAGTTTCGAGTTTTCGTCCCGACTTGAAGTCAAAAATACTTTATCTACCGGTGGGCATAAGCAGCCTTGAAAACAGCGTTGATTTAGCTCTATACAAAAGTTTATGTGATCGATTTAAAGATCGCAGAATGTTTTTCTACATTGGAAATGTTTTGTCAATTTATCGAGAGCAAATTGCTGAATTGTTTGATCTTGCAGAGATCTGTTTGGAATCGAAGTGTCATTCATTCATTTTGATCGCAGGAGCTGGAAGTGATTTGGAGTATTGGAAAGCTCAGGCGGTAGAACGTCGATTAGACTCGGTCATCGTTTTCGAAGGAAATGTTCCGCGTTCAAAGCTTGCAACCTACTGCAAAGCTGCCACGGTCCTTTTGTTTCCGTACCCTCCAAGCATTCCAAACATCGCTCGTTGCCCTACTAAACTGTTTCATTATGCTGCGGCCAACAGGCCTCTAGTAACCAATCGAACTGGAGAAGTTGCCAAAATCTTTGGGGATAATGCGTTCTACTATGAACCCGGCAACAGTCGAGATATGTTTCGCGCATGCCAGGCCGCAATTCTGGCACACCCTGCCTACGGCAACGGGATAAACCTAAATTCATTGACTTGGGAATCCAGAGCGGCCAGTTATTATCAATGGCTTTCGGGGATTCTCTTGAAATCAGCCTAGTTGCAAGTTCCATAAGCGTGATGGTTTTCAACGCACGAGAATTCGACCTAGTACACTAAACGCCTCGGCGTGAGCGTGACGTATTTGGGAACCTCGGACGCAAGCGAGAGCGCGAACCACATTTCCGTCGAGATAGGGCCTCCCATCCAGAACTTGTGACCTGTACGAGGTGACGAGACGAATTTTCGCAAGTACATCCTGCTCCGCGAGTGGTACATAGACATCAGGGGGGGATTTGCCGAGATCGTTGTTAGGGAATTCCCCTGCAAGCAGGCTTTTGTGAGCTTTGAAGACACGGGCTGCCTCGGCTGCCACCTGGACGTGGTCTTGATTTGTGTCAGTGATTGGGTGGGTAATGATCAGATCGTAGTGGTCTCGGAGGGCTTCGAGAGTTGAGTAAATAGTGGATCGCTTTTGTTCGAATATCCCCTGACACGCTGGCATCAGTAGCGTTGTGTGGTCAACAATCTGGGCGGAGGTTGTCTCTCGCAACCAATT
Protein-coding regions in this window:
- a CDS encoding Gfo/Idh/MocA family oxidoreductase — encoded protein: MDTSPASRGLDRRQFTRAAGALAAALAAGLPPALARPEPASSRVRVGVVGLGRGLDHVRTFLRVPNVELVAVCDADSRRVAAARDLAVKEGASPRGEADFRRLLEEPDLDAVSIAMPNFWHAPATILACAAGKHVYVEKPGSHNAREGELMVAAARKHDRRVQMGNQRRSQPEIQEAIVKLHSGTIGKVRFARCWYDARRGGIGHGRPVPVPEWLDYTRWQGPVPERVYLDNLVHYQWHWRWHWGGGELANNGVHALDIARWGLDARFPLRVAVTGGRYHHDDDQETPDTTLASFDLGSSGITWDSSSCLPRRHENHAFVAFYGEEGVLAMDGGAGYRIHDLDGREVSAVAGRLDDRHHFANFVEAIRGDVPLNSEIAEAQISTRWCHLGNIAYRTRTQLSVDAVTGRIVRPTREMEQLWSREYRPGWEPKV
- the wecB gene encoding UDP-N-acetylglucosamine 2-epimerase (non-hydrolyzing) produces the protein MPLLDLIAGARPNFIKVAPIIHAFHRRFGDPRIHGNRSVPLRYRLIHTGQHYDRAMSEAFFEQLDIPEPHINLAAGGGSQAEQTGTIMTRYEELLALEPSELCLVVGDVTSTLACAIVARKARIPVAHVEGGIRSGDWSMPEEINRIVTDSISNWFFTTSETANANLRRTGVTDDRIFFVGNTMIDTLLANLTRLRPPSIWTTAGLSKGGYFVLTLHRPANVDNSATLGAVLDVIRRGTRMFPIIFPVHPRTRKVLETLYSRTDALTLIEPLGYLEFNYLVKHARAVITDSGGITEEATVLGVPCLTLRENTERPETVTHGTSELIGADPAKLMPALDRLFADQWKRGVIPEKWDGHSSDRIVATLEKLLLT
- a CDS encoding glycosyltransferase family 4 protein codes for the protein MHIALNLLYLLPGVVGGTETYARLLINELLALAAEGASDRYTAFVNRESVEHLSAIHTGITFVPCNVEATKRPVRYLFEQARLPALLRGNQVDVLHSLGYVGPWYPGVPHVVTIHDLIYTGFAAHMPQSRRLTLQIAVRGVARRANRIITVSESSRRQIVEDLPDVASKIVVIPEAPRPGLAPVVGDAGNVADQYVLRHYGIKQPYLVAFSSKSTSKNIPRLIKAMAQVTDLPWCLVLIGHVPDNGEVAAAVSASKMGDRVMSTGYVPDSDLPPLLRQAKLFVSPSLYEGFGLSVLDAQSAGVPVACSDVASLPEVAGNGAEFFDPYSPMAIAASVRRLLSDSAYSRMLSDRGRANAARFSWRRTAEATREVYRMLQSGRVMSDPF
- a CDS encoding glycosyltransferase, which translates into the protein MKTCRLLFTGISNPVENAGQQKLYFLARELEKLGCLVDVAVPEHSENHRLLEAIGFQGNAYFFDDQTCRSHLQQRAKILKTGRWQFVHSIGDGLRALIYGRAKFKVLYEFDEWISAYTSQSIFKRFYLEIVCREKCRRAFGVICGSDYIASKVSSFRPDLKSKILYLPVGISSLENSVDLALYKSLCDRFKDRRMFFYIGNVLSIYREQIAELFDLAEICLESKCHSFILIAGAGSDLEYWKAQAVERRLDSVIVFEGNVPRSKLATYCKAATVLLFPYPPSIPNIARCPTKLFHYAAANRPLVTNRTGEVAKIFGDNAFYYEPGNSRDMFRACQAAILAHPAYGNGINLNSLTWESRAASYYQWLSGILLKSA
- a CDS encoding PIG-L family deacetylase; the protein is MKLPSSLLFVGAHCDDIELIAGGLLNLACRTKLRVGLLVFSDHRGVLSKARANQARREMLTNINWLRETTSAQIVDHTTLLMPACQGIFEQKRSTIYSTLEALRDHYDLIITHPITDTNQDHVQVAAEAARVFKAHKSLLAGEFPNNDLGKSPPDVYVPLAEQDVLAKIRLVTSYRSQVLDGRPYLDGNVVRALACVRGSQIRHAHAEAFSVLGRILVR